One Flagellimonas sp. CMM7 genomic region harbors:
- a CDS encoding BfmA/BtgA family mobilization protein has product MDNGYEKEQFTTISFKSSIAKKFRAFSRKMGASNSMTLLMMLDFFETNNLSPKESIGPTVHTLENLIKKRVSAVIAILRDMEKSQTRPTVAMMQSLFEEAEPKNKPPMVEKKVLFQEKKNNENQL; this is encoded by the coding sequence ATGGATAACGGATACGAAAAGGAACAATTTACAACCATCAGTTTTAAAAGCTCAATAGCCAAAAAGTTTCGAGCATTTAGCAGGAAAATGGGAGCATCCAATTCGATGACTTTACTAATGATGTTGGACTTTTTTGAAACCAATAATCTTTCCCCAAAAGAGTCCATTGGTCCAACTGTCCATACGCTTGAAAATCTCATTAAAAAAAGGGTAAGTGCAGTCATAGCCATTTTAAGGGATATGGAAAAAAGCCAGACCCGACCCACGGTGGCCATGATGCAATCACTCTTTGAAGAGGCAGAGCCAAAAAATAAACCGCCAATGGTTGAAAAGAAAGTGCTATTTCAGGAAAAGAAAAACAACGAAAATCAATTATAA